One Coccinella septempunctata chromosome 1, icCocSept1.1, whole genome shotgun sequence DNA window includes the following coding sequences:
- the LOC123316007 gene encoding uncharacterized protein LOC123316007 — protein sequence MFNVESHLMHKRNFYGVTEIISENQTRKWISMSVLILGWEIIFSIAFFFVKYDKTCIFRTMCLIFGFYMQMDILFQFKSECVMTKRIYNAYSSSLKSHMMNRLSGLKTEEKMSLISRVTKFKHAHMEIIRIVDEVNEFMNPSFIFWSLCTCLTLVINIYVAVMTDFQGSFKEIFSKQLFAYLSAIGVCNVCFDTEEMNHLSDDTLSFLFKYPISKLSETEAYQVEMLIYTLSSQKPTIKASDIFTVGTKLLASISGTVVTYVLVALQFRPAWRD from the exons ATGTTCAATGTTGAATCGCATTTGATGCATAAAAGGAATTTTTATGGGGTCACGGAGATCATATCTGAGAATCAAACCAGAAAATGGATCTCAATGAGCGTACTAATTCTTGGATGGGAAATAATATTTTCCATCGCCTTCTTCTTCGTGAAATATGACAAAACTTGCATATTCAGGACTATGTGTCTGATTTTTGGTTTCTACATGCAAATGGATATATTGTTTCAATTCAAAAGCGAATGTGTGATGACCAAACGAATATACAACGCCTATTCTTCATCTTTGAAAAGCCATATGATGAACAGGCTTTCCGGGCTAAAGACTGAGGAAAAAATGAGTTTAATCAGCAGAGTGACTAAATTCAAACATGCTCATATGGAGATCATCAGGATTGTAGATGAAGTTAATGAATTCATGAACCCTTCATTCATTTTCTGGAGTTTGTGTACTTGTttaaccttggtgatcaatatctaTGTGGCTGTTATGACAGATTTTCAGGGAAGTTTCAAGGAAATTTTTTCCAAGCAACTATTTGCCTATTTATCTGCTATTGGGGTTTGCAATGTGTGCTTTGATACAGAAGAAATGAACCACTTG AGCGATGATACATTGTCGTTTCTGTTCAAATACCCCATTAGTAAATTGAGCGAAACTGAGGCATACCAG GTTGAGATGTTAATATACACCCTATCGTCGCAGAAGCCAACCATAAAAGCGTCTGACATTTTTACAGTTGGAACCAAGCTCCTAGCATCC atatctggAACCGTGGTGACCTACGTCCTGGTGGCCCTACAATTCCGACCAGCTTGGAGAGATTAA
- the LOC123315046 gene encoding glycine-rich cell wall structural protein-like produces MASKLSLHNTNADPTINICVWSSGGLVQMASKLIVLLVVPALVTYCAATFGKEHVHIRVHLLPPKHHEHHEHHDDGGHKEIITIHGGGGGFGGGGGFGGGDHHGGGGGGYGGGGGFGGGGDDHHGGGGGGYGGGFGGGDDHHGGGGFGGGFGDDHHGGGGGGGFGGDDHHGGGGGGFGGGFGGGFGGGDDHHGGGGYGGGGGHGHGGGTIVLNTAGSSLGSLLSGGGHGGGYGGGNGGDHHGSGGGGGFGGGYGGGHDDHHGGGGGGFGGGFGGGFGGGDGGHHGGGGGGSYDSHHGGSGGGFGGGSSGGHDSHHGGGGGGYGGGFGGGFGGSSGGDSHHGGGGGGGYGGGFGGSSGGYDSHHGGGGGGGGYGGGFGGSAGGHDSHHGGGGGGGGYGGGFGGSAGGHDSHHGGGGGGGFGGGFGGGHGSGGFSPSAGGHGGDNGGYHY; encoded by the exons ATGGCGTCAAAATTATCTCTTCACAATACAAACGCAGATCCTACAATAAACATCTGTGTTTGGAGTAGCGGAGGTCTTGTTCAGATGGCTTCCAAGTTAATT GTGCTGTTGGTAGTACCAGCACTAGTAACTTATTGTGCTGCAACATTCGGCAAAGAACA CGTTCACATTCGAGTGCATCTTCTACCTCCGAAACATCACGAACACCACGAGCACCATGACGACGGTGGCCATAAGGAAATTATAACTATCCATGGTGGCGGAGGAGGATTCGGTGGTGGCGGAGGATTTGGAGGTGGCGATCACCATGGAGGAGGAGGAGGAGGCTACGGAGGTGGCGGTGGATTTGGAGGAGGTGGAGATGACCACCACGGCGGCGGCGGCGGCGGATACGGTGGTGGTTTTGGAGGAGGCGATGATCACCACGGAGGCGGAGGTTTCGGAGGCGGCTTCGGAGACGACCACCACGGTGGTGGTGGTGGAGGAGGATTTGGAGGGGACGACCACCACGGCGGTGGAGGAGGAGGATTTGGAGGAGGATTCGGCGGAGGATTTGGAGGCGGTGATGACCATCATGGAGGAGGAGGCTATGGCGGCGGTGGTGGACATGGCCATGGTGGTGGCACCATTGTACTTAATACCGCTGGCAGTTCCCTAGGAAGTTTACTGAGTGGAGGAGGCCATGGTGGCGGATATGGAGGAGGTAACGGTGGTGACCATCACGGATCTGGCGGTGGTGGAGGATTTGGAGGCGGATATGGTGGTGGTCACGATGACCATCATGGTGGCGGCGGCGGAGGATTCGGAGGCGGTTTCGGAGGTGGATTCGGAGGTGGTGATGGAGGTCACCACGGAGGCGGAGGAGGAGGCAGTTACGATAGCCACCATGGCGGTAGTGGAGGCGGATTTGGCGGAGGATCCTCTGGAGGTCACGACAGCCATCATGGCGGTGGCGGCGGAGGCTACGGAGGTGGTTTCGGAGGAGGTTTTGGAGGTTCTTCTGGAGGCGACAGCCATCACGGAGGTGGCGGTGGAGGAGGATACGGAGGAGGCTTCGGAGGTTCTTCCGGAGGTTATGACAGCCACCACGGAGGCGGTGGTGGCGGAGGAGGTTACGGCGGAGGCTTTGGCGGTTCTGCTGGAGGCCACGACAGTCATCACGGAGGAGGTGGTGGTGGAGGAGGTTACGGCGGAGGCTTTGGAGGTTCAGCTGGAGGCCACGACAGTCATCACGGAGGCGGTGGTGGCGGCGGTTTTGGTGGAGGTTTCGGAGGTGGTCACGGAAGTGGCGGATTCAGTCCTAGTGCTGGTGGCCATGGTGGTGATAATGGCGGATACCACTATTAA